In a single window of the Saccharothrix australiensis genome:
- a CDS encoding YeeE/YedE family protein, with the protein MTSRPLTANRFLSSPTSCAAPTPRPEEPVRVVPLVVAGALAVGSTWYAWSAHGGKSGALLALGLGLGLALFHSRFGFTSAWRQLVAVGNGQGVRAHSLLLGTAATLVALVVSTGSGLFGSVPTATAGPLGLALLVGAVLFAVGMQLGGACASGTLFAVGSGQSAIVLTLGGFIAGSVLYTWAFPLFDGWPALPGVLLADHVGWFGSWAVTLVALVGIVAVTRVVQARRNPPPVDAVPTARGVARVLRGSWPLLVGAMVLGVLAGAVFLVSGGIWGVTFAFALWGAKALQLLGAHPETWEFWQAQANARALAAPIWVDRSSLTDIGIMIGAAIAAAAAGTWRVHRRIPWRTAVAAVLGGVLMGVGARLAGGCNIGAYLGGISVGSLHGWLWGLFALGGTWLGLRLRPLFGLANPKPGDSVC; encoded by the coding sequence GTGACGTCCAGACCGTTGACAGCGAACAGGTTCCTCTCCTCGCCCACGTCGTGCGCCGCGCCGACGCCGCGCCCCGAGGAGCCGGTGCGGGTCGTGCCGCTGGTGGTGGCGGGCGCGCTGGCGGTCGGGTCGACCTGGTACGCCTGGTCGGCCCACGGCGGCAAGTCGGGCGCGCTGCTGGCGCTCGGCCTCGGGCTCGGGCTGGCGCTGTTCCACTCCCGGTTCGGGTTCACCTCGGCGTGGCGGCAACTGGTCGCCGTCGGCAACGGGCAGGGCGTCCGGGCGCACAGCCTGCTGCTGGGCACCGCCGCGACGCTCGTCGCGCTGGTCGTGTCCACCGGCTCCGGCCTGTTCGGCTCGGTGCCCACCGCCACCGCAGGCCCGCTCGGGCTCGCGCTGCTGGTCGGCGCGGTGCTGTTCGCGGTCGGGATGCAGCTGGGCGGCGCGTGCGCGTCCGGCACGCTGTTCGCCGTCGGCTCCGGCCAGTCGGCGATCGTGTTGACGCTGGGCGGTTTCATCGCCGGCTCGGTGCTCTACACGTGGGCGTTCCCGCTGTTCGACGGCTGGCCCGCGCTGCCCGGCGTGCTGCTCGCGGACCACGTCGGCTGGTTCGGCTCGTGGGCGGTCACGCTGGTCGCCCTGGTCGGGATCGTGGCCGTCACGCGCGTCGTGCAGGCCCGCCGCAACCCGCCACCGGTCGACGCGGTGCCGACCGCGCGCGGTGTCGCGCGCGTGCTGCGCGGCTCGTGGCCGCTGCTGGTGGGCGCGATGGTGCTCGGCGTGCTGGCGGGCGCGGTGTTCCTGGTGTCGGGCGGGATCTGGGGCGTCACCTTCGCGTTCGCGCTGTGGGGCGCGAAGGCGCTGCAACTGCTCGGCGCGCACCCGGAGACGTGGGAGTTCTGGCAGGCGCAGGCCAACGCCAGGGCGCTCGCCGCGCCGATCTGGGTGGACCGCAGCAGCCTGACCGACATCGGCATCATGATCGGCGCGGCGATCGCGGCGGCGGCGGCGGGCACCTGGCGCGTCCACCGCCGGATACCGTGGCGCACGGCGGTCGCGGCGGTCCTCGGCGGCGTCCTGATGGGCGTGGGCGCGCGGCTGGCGGGCGGCTGCAACATCGGCGCGTACCTGGGCGGCATCTCCGTGGGCAGCCTGCACGGCTGGCTGTGGGGGTTGTTCGCGCTGGGCGGCACGTGGCTGGGGCTGCGACTGCGCCCGCTGTTCGGCCTGGCCAACCCGAAACCGGGCGACAGCGTCTGTTGA
- a CDS encoding FGGY-family carbohydrate kinase produces the protein MAVADHGLLLGIDIGTASAKGVLVTPGGVVLARASRAHRTSTPRPGWVEHDAETVWWADFSALSRELVAAAAGRPLAGLAVSGIGPCLLPADEAGRPLRPAILYGVDTRAEAEIAELTAELGAEEVVRRGGTPLSSQAVGPKLRWLARHEPDVYRRTRMLLMAGSFLVHRLTGRYVLDHQSASQCDPMYDQRSLTWAADWAELVAPGLPLPELRWPTEVVGAVTAGATAETGLPAGLPVTAGTVDAWAEAASVGVREPGDVMVMYGTTMFLVQVVDQARSHPGLWSTSGAFPGTRTLAAGMATSGAVTDWLRRLVGADFDTLVAEAAAVPAGSRGLLVLPYFAGERTPLFDPSARGVIAGLTLAHGRAELYRAALEGIAYGVRHNLETMRGTGARAERFFAVGGGTKGRLWTRIVSDVTGEAQHVPTETVGACFGDALLAAIATGHEVEHGTWNPVAHTVWPDSGQRARYDAFYRRYRDLYPATAGIAHFLAAEQHAADGS, from the coding sequence GTGGCGGTCGCGGATCACGGTCTGCTGCTGGGCATCGACATCGGCACGGCCAGCGCCAAGGGCGTGCTGGTGACACCCGGCGGCGTCGTCCTGGCACGGGCGAGCCGGGCGCACCGGACCTCCACGCCCCGTCCCGGCTGGGTCGAGCACGACGCGGAAACCGTGTGGTGGGCCGACTTCTCGGCGTTGAGCCGGGAACTGGTGGCCGCCGCGGCCGGTCGGCCGCTCGCGGGCCTGGCGGTCAGCGGCATCGGGCCGTGCCTGCTGCCCGCCGACGAGGCGGGCCGTCCGCTGCGCCCGGCGATCCTGTACGGGGTGGACACCCGCGCCGAGGCGGAGATCGCCGAGCTGACCGCGGAACTCGGCGCGGAGGAGGTCGTGCGGCGCGGCGGCACCCCGCTGTCCAGCCAGGCGGTCGGCCCGAAGCTGCGCTGGCTGGCGCGCCACGAGCCGGACGTGTACCGGCGGACCCGGATGCTGCTGATGGCCGGCTCGTTCCTGGTGCACCGGCTGACCGGGCGGTACGTGCTGGACCACCAGTCGGCGAGCCAGTGCGACCCGATGTACGACCAGCGGTCGCTGACGTGGGCGGCGGACTGGGCGGAGCTGGTCGCGCCGGGCCTGCCGCTGCCGGAGCTGCGCTGGCCCACCGAGGTGGTCGGCGCGGTGACGGCGGGCGCGACGGCGGAGACCGGGCTGCCCGCCGGCCTGCCGGTCACCGCCGGCACGGTCGACGCGTGGGCGGAGGCGGCCAGCGTCGGCGTGCGCGAACCCGGCGACGTCATGGTCATGTACGGCACGACCATGTTCCTGGTCCAGGTGGTCGACCAGGCGCGCTCCCACCCCGGCCTGTGGTCGACCAGCGGCGCCTTCCCCGGCACCCGGACGCTCGCCGCGGGCATGGCCACGTCCGGCGCGGTCACCGACTGGCTGCGCCGCCTCGTCGGCGCGGACTTCGACACGCTGGTCGCGGAGGCCGCGGCGGTGCCCGCGGGCAGCCGCGGCCTCCTCGTCCTGCCGTACTTCGCGGGCGAGCGCACGCCGCTGTTCGACCCGTCCGCGCGGGGCGTCATCGCCGGGCTGACCCTGGCGCACGGCCGGGCCGAGCTGTACCGGGCCGCGCTGGAGGGCATCGCCTACGGCGTCCGGCACAACCTGGAGACCATGCGCGGCACCGGGGCGCGGGCCGAGCGGTTCTTCGCGGTCGGCGGCGGCACCAAGGGGCGGCTGTGGACCCGGATCGTGTCGGACGTGACGGGCGAGGCGCAGCACGTGCCCACCGAGACCGTCGGCGCGTGCTTCGGTGACGCGCTGCTCGCCGCGATCGCGACCGGTCACGAGGTGGAGCACGGGACCTGGAACCCGGTCGCGCACACCGTGTGGCCGGATTCCGGGCAGCGGGCGCGTTATGACGCCTTCTACCGCCGGTACCGCGACCTGTACCCGGCGACGGCCGGGATCGCGCACTTCCTGGCGGCCGAGCAGCACGCGGCGGACGGGAGTTGA
- a CDS encoding MFS transporter, translating to MPVTGRPRWSASRWTILTFLALLQFLVAVDVTVVNIALPAIGADFDADARRLTWVVTGYTVVGGGLLMIGGRLADLFGRRRALVAGAVLFGVASLGAGVAPSLPLLVLARFGQGAGEALALPAAMSVIALVFPEARARSRALGVWAAVASCGLVLGFLLSGLLTELLHWRWVFLVNPPLVAVVVVACLLLLRPDGPVTRAPVDLPGAALLVAAPLLLIFGVIGLGDREPDVPLAGAAVLGALVCAVAFRPVERRAAHPLLPLTFLRHRERVVANGATALFSAALSTTFFLLTLHLQEERGLSPIAAGAAFLPFAVALVAAGLGVPRVVERLGITRTALLGLVATGTGIAVLALVPAASPWAVGVLPGMLLVASGMGVGLVALQNAALHGVTEADAGIASGVQRCADQLGGSGGVALYVGVGFSPLSGPGTDPFLVAYACALAGIVVAAGVLLLSRPPRR from the coding sequence ATGCCCGTCACCGGCCGACCGCGGTGGTCCGCGTCGCGCTGGACGATCCTGACGTTCCTGGCGCTGTTGCAGTTCCTCGTCGCGGTCGACGTCACCGTGGTGAACATCGCGCTGCCCGCCATCGGCGCCGACTTCGACGCCGATGCGCGCCGGCTGACCTGGGTCGTCACCGGCTACACCGTCGTGGGCGGTGGGTTGCTGATGATCGGCGGGCGGCTCGCCGACCTGTTCGGCCGCCGTCGGGCATTGGTGGCGGGCGCGGTGCTGTTCGGGGTGGCCTCGCTGGGCGCGGGCGTCGCGCCGTCGTTGCCGCTGCTCGTGCTCGCCCGGTTCGGGCAGGGCGCGGGCGAGGCGCTGGCCCTGCCCGCCGCCATGTCGGTCATCGCCCTGGTGTTCCCCGAGGCGCGGGCGAGGTCGCGGGCGCTGGGCGTGTGGGCGGCGGTGGCCAGTTGCGGGCTGGTGCTCGGGTTCCTGCTGTCCGGGCTGCTCACCGAGCTGCTGCACTGGCGGTGGGTCTTCCTGGTCAACCCGCCGCTGGTCGCGGTGGTCGTGGTCGCCTGCCTGCTGCTCCTCCGCCCGGACGGCCCGGTGACCCGCGCGCCCGTCGACCTGCCGGGCGCCGCGCTGCTCGTCGCCGCTCCCCTGCTGCTGATCTTCGGCGTCATCGGGCTCGGCGACCGCGAACCCGACGTGCCGCTCGCCGGAGCGGCCGTGCTGGGCGCGCTGGTGTGCGCGGTGGCGTTCCGGCCCGTCGAGCGGCGGGCCGCGCACCCGTTGCTGCCGCTGACCTTCCTCCGCCACCGCGAACGGGTCGTCGCCAACGGGGCGACGGCGTTGTTCAGCGCCGCGCTGTCCACGACGTTCTTCCTGCTGACGCTGCACCTGCAGGAGGAGCGCGGCCTGTCACCCATCGCGGCGGGCGCGGCGTTCCTGCCGTTCGCCGTCGCCCTGGTCGCGGCCGGCCTCGGCGTGCCGAGGGTCGTCGAGCGGCTCGGGATCACGCGGACGGCGCTGCTCGGCCTCGTCGCCACCGGGACCGGGATCGCCGTGCTCGCCCTGGTGCCCGCCGCGTCGCCGTGGGCGGTCGGCGTCCTGCCCGGCATGCTGCTCGTCGCGTCCGGCATGGGCGTCGGGCTGGTGGCGTTGCAGAACGCGGCGCTGCACGGCGTCACCGAGGCCGACGCGGGTATCGCGTCCGGTGTGCAGCGCTGCGCCGACCAGCTCGGCGGCTCGGGCGGCGTCGCCCTGTACGTCGGGGTCGGCTTCTCCCCCTTGTCGGGTCCGGGCACCGACCCGTTCCTGGTCGCCTACGCGTGCGCGCTCGCGGGCATCGTGGTCGCCGCCGGCGTGCTGCTGCTGTCCCGGCCCCCGCGGCGCTGA
- a CDS encoding LPXTG cell wall anchor domain-containing protein, translated as MSRLPVSIGAALLAAVLVVGVSAGPAAADGARPAEPPGTSEPSRPAPSGSTATEPVAIEPVATEPAPDRPAVDAPPADQPPGEQPPSDQPPDDQPPGDQPPAAEPPATDPVTAEPVTAPRAGVDLRLVVTYDKPSYFAHEVVVARVKVTNAGDATATRVQVTSTGNIDSHFWHGFDWPGPTLAPGQSAEGYASGHVTDPKGDAVRLVVETTSAEPDAAPGDNAVTAAVPLTVLRGSYSGVIYGDRNGNSAVDPGELLVGQPVRAAGGRPVGSYTAVTDANGRFSLRGLPIGRYVVEFDNTQWSFPLVSVEVDEVDDPDVLIRAANHVNPLLAATAAFTRPAYRVDDTAVVAVTLTNRGDAHIPELSASCHSTNGVVISLGELGQEDGTTLPAGTTKTYDLTYRVTASAAEAGHLSVRCVLGAPPFVNGAVVASAVGRVPGGRAPRVVGQLLHILPRQASLCPRCPPTAPLPDVKVYLRDQVTGQVVARAVSNAQGIFEFHDMPADLYDFGIVGPWRSTAPTFTVYAGDSGSTTRVVYVEDGPDQPDPDGPPPGGAPAAPGGDDPPDEDPADEDPPNEDPVDVDPADVDPVDHGLADGDEPAELADTGAAVGWLALAGLVSLVAGIGLTARARRRV; from the coding sequence ATGTCCCGATTACCGGTGTCGATCGGCGCGGCGCTGCTGGCCGCCGTGCTCGTCGTGGGCGTGTCGGCGGGGCCCGCCGCCGCCGACGGCGCCCGGCCCGCCGAACCGCCAGGCACCTCCGAACCGTCCAGACCCGCGCCCTCCGGTTCCACCGCGACCGAGCCCGTCGCGATCGAGCCCGTCGCGACGGAGCCGGCACCGGACCGGCCGGCGGTGGACGCACCACCGGCCGACCAACCGCCCGGTGAGCAACCACCAAGCGACCAGCCACCGGACGACCAGCCACCGGGCGACCAACCACCGGCGGCGGAACCACCCGCCACCGACCCGGTCACGGCGGAACCGGTCACGGCTCCGCGCGCCGGGGTCGACCTCCGGCTCGTCGTGACCTACGACAAGCCCTCGTACTTCGCGCACGAGGTCGTCGTCGCCCGCGTGAAGGTGACCAACGCCGGCGACGCCACCGCCACCCGCGTGCAGGTCACGTCGACGGGCAACATCGACAGCCACTTCTGGCACGGGTTCGACTGGCCCGGACCGACCCTGGCGCCGGGGCAGTCGGCCGAGGGGTACGCCAGCGGGCACGTGACCGACCCGAAGGGCGACGCGGTCCGCCTCGTCGTCGAGACCACGTCCGCCGAGCCCGACGCCGCTCCCGGCGACAACGCGGTCACCGCCGCCGTGCCGCTCACCGTCCTGCGCGGCAGCTACTCCGGCGTCATCTACGGCGACCGCAACGGCAACTCCGCCGTGGACCCCGGCGAGCTGCTGGTCGGCCAGCCGGTGCGGGCGGCGGGCGGTCGACCGGTCGGGTCGTACACCGCCGTCACCGACGCGAACGGCCGGTTCTCCCTGCGGGGCCTGCCGATCGGCCGGTACGTGGTGGAGTTCGACAACACCCAGTGGTCGTTCCCGCTCGTCAGCGTCGAGGTCGACGAGGTGGACGACCCGGACGTGCTGATCCGGGCGGCGAACCACGTCAACCCGCTGCTGGCGGCCACCGCCGCGTTCACGCGGCCGGCGTACCGGGTGGACGACACCGCCGTCGTGGCCGTGACCCTGACCAACCGGGGCGACGCCCACATCCCGGAACTCTCGGCGAGCTGCCACTCCACCAACGGCGTGGTGATCAGCCTCGGCGAACTCGGCCAGGAGGACGGGACCACCCTGCCGGCCGGCACGACGAAGACGTACGACCTCACCTACCGGGTCACGGCCTCCGCCGCCGAGGCCGGGCACCTGTCGGTGCGCTGCGTCCTCGGCGCGCCGCCGTTCGTCAACGGGGCCGTGGTGGCGTCGGCGGTGGGGCGCGTCCCCGGCGGACGCGCGCCGCGCGTCGTCGGGCAGCTGCTGCACATCCTGCCGCGGCAGGCGAGCCTGTGCCCCCGCTGCCCGCCGACGGCCCCGCTGCCCGACGTGAAGGTGTACCTGCGCGACCAGGTCACCGGGCAGGTCGTCGCCCGCGCGGTGAGCAACGCCCAGGGCATCTTCGAGTTCCACGACATGCCCGCCGACCTGTACGACTTCGGCATCGTCGGTCCGTGGCGGTCCACCGCGCCGACGTTCACCGTGTACGCCGGTGACAGCGGCTCGACCACGCGCGTCGTGTACGTCGAGGACGGGCCGGACCAGCCCGACCCGGACGGCCCGCCGCCGGGTGGCGCGCCCGCAGCGCCGGGTGGCGACGACCCGCCGGACGAGGACCCGGCGGACGAAGACCCGCCGAACGAAGACCCGGTGGACGTGGACCCGGCGGATGTGGACCCCGTGGATCACGGGTTGGCGGACGGCGACGAGCCGGCGGAACTGGCCGACACCGGTGCCGCGGTCGGCTGGTTGGCGTTGGCGGGTCTGGTCAGCCTGGTCGCGGGCATCGGCCTGACGGCCCGCGCGCGACGCCGCGTCTGA